One genomic segment of Methanothermococcus okinawensis IH1 includes these proteins:
- a CDS encoding tRNA (N(6)-L-threonylcarbamoyladenosine(37)-C(2))-methylthiotransferase has translation MKKIYIEGYGCTLNAADTIIIKNSIVTFKDFQIVQNPEDADVVIINTCAVRLETEHKMISRIKHFKSLNKKVVVAGCMPKALREKVEDIGDVLIMPKEAHLSGKIVHDYTTYNHCNIGGNNNSNVDIDDKLKYLTPTNPENSLIMPLPISEGCIGKCTYCIVKVARGRLISYNRNLLIKKAEEFINKGVKHILITSQDTACYGFDKNDTLPNLINDIASIDGEFDMRIGMMHAKNVTQIMDELIASYQNDKVSKFLHLPIQSGDDKVLKDMKRGYTVDEFIDIVNEFKRKVKDLNFNTDVIVGFPTEKEENFENTLEVLKKLNPDYIHGAKYTQRRHTEAAKLKQVDTKVRKKRSEILDKLRRELSYKNNKNYIGKTLKVLITENNKGIAHNCKVVKFNSDKNIKIGEFRKIKITDAKTFGLFGEILD, from the coding sequence ATGAAAAAAATATATATTGAAGGATATGGATGCACACTTAATGCCGCAGATACCATTATTATAAAAAATTCAATAGTAACTTTTAAAGATTTCCAAATAGTTCAGAATCCAGAAGATGCAGATGTTGTAATTATAAATACATGTGCAGTTAGGTTAGAAACAGAGCATAAAATGATTTCAAGAATAAAACATTTCAAATCCTTAAACAAAAAAGTTGTTGTAGCGGGATGTATGCCAAAGGCTTTGAGGGAAAAGGTAGAGGATATAGGCGATGTTTTAATAATGCCAAAAGAAGCACATCTATCTGGAAAAATAGTTCATGATTATACAACCTATAATCACTGCAATATAGGTGGTAATAATAATTCTAATGTAGATATAGATGATAAATTAAAATACTTAACGCCTACGAACCCTGAAAACTCTTTAATTATGCCGTTGCCTATTTCGGAGGGTTGTATTGGAAAATGCACCTACTGTATAGTTAAGGTTGCCCGTGGAAGATTAATATCCTATAATAGAAATTTACTAATTAAAAAGGCAGAGGAATTTATAAACAAAGGAGTAAAACATATTCTTATAACTTCACAGGACACAGCATGCTATGGATTTGATAAAAACGATACCTTACCGAATTTAATAAATGATATTGCCTCTATCGATGGAGAATTCGATATGAGAATTGGAATGATGCATGCGAAAAATGTTACTCAGATTATGGATGAGCTCATAGCATCATATCAAAATGACAAGGTTTCAAAATTCTTACATCTGCCTATTCAAAGTGGAGATGACAAAGTTTTAAAGGATATGAAAAGAGGATATACCGTAGATGAATTTATTGATATAGTAAATGAATTTAAAAGAAAAGTAAAAGATTTAAACTTTAATACCGATGTAATTGTTGGATTCCCTACTGAAAAAGAAGAAAACTTTGAAAATACCCTTGAAGTTTTGAAAAAACTAAATCCCGATTATATTCATGGTGCAAAATACACTCAGAGAAGGCATACAGAAGCGGCTAAATTAAAACAGGTCGATACAAAAGTTAGAAAAAAAAGGTCTGAGATACTAGATAAATTAAGAAGAGAGCTCAGCTATAAAAACAATAAAAACTATATTGGAAAAACATTAAAGGTTTTAATCACCGAAAATAATAAAGGAATTGCTCATAACTGCAAAGTTGTTAAATTTAATAGCGATAAAAACATAAAAATTGGAGAATTTAGAAAAATAAAAATAACCGATGCAAAAACCTTTGGCTTATTTGGAGAGATTTTGGATTAA